Proteins encoded together in one Desulfosporosinus meridiei DSM 13257 window:
- a CDS encoding efflux RND transporter periplasmic adaptor subunit produces MTKRLWWIIGTMLLILALALGGWWFWGKSQGPLKVRVGVVTPISMQEDVFATGSVVPVSSQEVRALAPGRVAKVAVKVGETVQAGQTLVALDTTLVDAQVAQAQVNVEAAQTVVNSAQANLEELKKAQTSGSGAAPSGSDSESVSGQSGGLSSLLPQFGGQQSSSQQIIVSPALIRQAEGALAQSKAALKQAEEMLKVARVQQGQLIFKASMAGTVIEVNAQEGNISSVQLPLVVVADLKQLNVEAQLNEVDAGKVQVGGKVKISSKMLKDSSVQGTIVEIAPTAVSALSVQGNSSPTVGVKIRLENAPVELKPGFTVSIEIVVATKEGVLAVPQEALFQEGNKNYVYRIQAGRLEKAEVKIGIGNDTHQEVTSGLKEGDQVVLNPSNDLAEGIQVSPEVGSGGV; encoded by the coding sequence GTGACGAAACGTCTTTGGTGGATAATAGGAACAATGCTTTTAATTCTTGCGTTAGCCTTAGGTGGATGGTGGTTTTGGGGAAAGTCTCAGGGCCCGCTGAAGGTTAGAGTCGGGGTGGTTACTCCGATCTCAATGCAGGAAGACGTCTTTGCGACGGGGAGTGTGGTTCCGGTGTCAAGCCAGGAGGTACGTGCATTGGCTCCCGGGCGAGTAGCCAAAGTTGCGGTGAAGGTGGGGGAGACTGTTCAGGCAGGCCAAACTCTTGTAGCCTTAGACACTACCCTGGTGGATGCTCAAGTCGCTCAGGCTCAAGTGAATGTGGAGGCGGCTCAAACAGTTGTTAATTCTGCTCAGGCTAATTTAGAAGAGTTAAAGAAAGCACAAACCAGTGGGAGCGGTGCTGCTCCTTCGGGCAGTGATTCTGAGAGTGTTTCCGGCCAGTCAGGTGGTTTAAGCTCTCTTCTGCCCCAATTCGGAGGCCAACAAAGCAGCTCTCAGCAGATTATTGTGAGTCCTGCTCTTATCAGGCAGGCGGAAGGAGCCTTAGCCCAAAGTAAGGCGGCGTTAAAACAGGCCGAAGAAATGTTGAAGGTTGCTCGGGTGCAACAGGGTCAGCTGATTTTTAAAGCAAGTATGGCCGGCACGGTCATTGAGGTGAATGCTCAAGAGGGCAATATCTCTTCTGTACAGCTTCCCTTAGTTGTAGTAGCTGATCTGAAACAGCTGAATGTCGAAGCTCAATTGAACGAAGTTGATGCGGGAAAGGTTCAGGTTGGCGGGAAAGTGAAGATCTCCAGTAAAATGTTGAAGGATTCCTCAGTTCAAGGAACAATTGTGGAGATTGCCCCCACTGCCGTCTCTGCCTTAAGTGTTCAGGGCAACTCATCTCCCACTGTGGGCGTAAAAATTCGCTTGGAAAATGCGCCAGTTGAACTGAAGCCCGGCTTTACTGTTAGTATTGAAATTGTGGTGGCAACTAAGGAAGGGGTTTTGGCCGTTCCTCAAGAGGCCCTTTTTCAAGAAGGAAACAAGAATTATGTTTACCGAATTCAAGCCGGACGCCTGGAAAAAGCTGAAGTTAAAATCGGGATAGGGAACGATACTCACCAGGAGGTTACCTCCGGCTTAAAGGAGGGGGATCAGGTGGTCTTAAATCCCTCCAATGATTTGGCGGAAGGAATCCAGGTTAGCCCTGAAGTGGGAAGTGGAGGGGTATGA
- the rpmA gene encoding 50S ribosomal protein L27, with product MLKMNLQLFAHKKGVGSSRNGRDSNAQRLGLKRGDGQFVKAGTIIVRQRGTKFHPAKNCGLGKDDTLFALIDGYVKFEHKDRTHKQVSVYAERPKMPVAVAQ from the coding sequence ATGCTAAAAATGAACCTGCAATTATTTGCCCATAAAAAAGGGGTAGGTAGTTCGCGAAATGGTCGGGATAGTAATGCTCAACGTCTGGGCTTAAAACGTGGTGACGGACAATTCGTTAAAGCTGGTACGATTATCGTTCGTCAACGTGGAACGAAGTTTCATCCCGCTAAAAACTGTGGTCTGGGTAAAGATGACACCTTGTTTGCTTTAATCGATGGTTATGTTAAATTCGAACATAAAGATCGTACTCACAAACAAGTAAGCGTTTATGCCGAGCGCCCGAAAATGCCGGTGGCTGTCGCCCAATAA
- a CDS encoding ribosomal-processing cysteine protease Prp has translation MWENDQGQIREFELSGHAGYAEEGRDIVCAGVSALSIAAVNGLERFLTVTPKVETRDGYISCQLIGEAEQDLEKAQLILQTMVLGIEQIQADYSEKYILIDRRRWTPC, from the coding sequence GTGTGGGAGAATGACCAAGGGCAGATTCGTGAATTCGAGTTGTCCGGACATGCCGGGTATGCAGAAGAAGGTCGGGATATAGTTTGTGCAGGGGTTTCTGCACTGAGTATCGCGGCTGTCAACGGGCTGGAACGTTTCTTGACGGTTACGCCTAAAGTAGAGACGAGGGATGGATATATCTCTTGTCAGCTTATAGGAGAGGCTGAGCAGGATTTAGAGAAGGCACAGCTGATCTTGCAGACGATGGTGTTAGGTATTGAACAAATACAAGCTGATTATAGTGAAAAGTATATATTAATTGATCGAAGGAGGTGGACTCCATGCTAA
- a CDS encoding ABC transporter ATP-binding protein: MIQLEQITKQYPGQAMPAVDKLYLSIPKGEICVLVGPSGCGKSTILRMINRMIEPTSGVVKIDGQDVTTTNPDQLRMGIGYVIQQIGLLPHRTIAENIAIVPRLYKWPKEKIKQRVDELIVMMGLDLEKTRGKYPSQLSGGQMQRVGVARAMAVDPPIMLMDEPFGAVDPIARTHLQDELLRLQKEIKKTIVFVTHDINEAIKMGDRIAIFNAGQLVQFGTPEEILTNPINEFVEDFIGRDRVVKKLNLYLAEDAMQPVKCLLREDELQNVAQKMKDTGAEVAFLVNEAGKTCGQISAVDVKEFGMDIEGLRKRARRRSNAFVQTTTPFPDALSLLLEYDADYLGVLKGEELCGVLSFQGIRKHVYRKEGE, from the coding sequence ATGATTCAACTAGAGCAGATTACGAAGCAGTACCCAGGTCAAGCAATGCCAGCAGTGGATAAACTATATTTGTCAATTCCAAAAGGAGAAATTTGTGTTTTAGTTGGACCATCCGGCTGTGGCAAGAGTACGATTTTGCGCATGATTAACCGGATGATTGAGCCGACTTCCGGGGTTGTGAAAATCGATGGACAGGATGTTACCACTACGAATCCGGATCAGCTGCGGATGGGCATTGGCTATGTTATCCAACAAATAGGTCTTTTGCCTCACCGGACGATAGCCGAGAATATTGCCATTGTACCTCGGCTCTATAAATGGCCGAAGGAGAAAATCAAGCAACGGGTTGATGAACTGATTGTTATGATGGGGCTTGACTTGGAAAAGACCAGGGGCAAGTATCCATCTCAACTTAGTGGCGGGCAAATGCAGAGAGTAGGGGTTGCCAGGGCCATGGCTGTCGATCCCCCCATTATGCTTATGGACGAACCTTTCGGAGCAGTTGATCCCATTGCCCGAACTCATTTGCAGGATGAGTTGCTGCGACTCCAGAAAGAAATTAAAAAGACGATTGTTTTTGTGACCCACGACATTAATGAAGCCATTAAAATGGGGGATAGGATCGCTATTTTCAATGCGGGGCAATTAGTACAGTTTGGAACTCCGGAAGAGATCTTAACTAATCCCATTAATGAGTTTGTGGAAGACTTCATTGGGCGGGACCGGGTTGTTAAAAAGTTGAATTTGTATCTGGCTGAGGATGCAATGCAGCCCGTTAAATGTTTGCTTAGGGAAGATGAGTTGCAGAATGTCGCTCAGAAGATGAAGGATACCGGAGCGGAGGTGGCTTTCCTCGTCAATGAGGCCGGCAAAACTTGTGGTCAAATCTCGGCTGTGGATGTCAAAGAGTTTGGGATGGATATCGAAGGATTGCGGAAACGAGCCCGGCGCAGGTCAAACGCCTTTGTTCAAACCACCACTCCCTTCCCGGATGCACTCTCTCTGCTGCTGGAATATGATGCGGATTATCTGGGAGTTCTAAAGGGTGAGGAACTCTGCGGAGTGCTCTCTTTCCAAGGAATTAGGAAGCATGTGTACAGGAAAGAGGGTGAGTAA
- a CDS encoding ABC transporter permease, translating into MTLTDFVSFLVKNTKTIMEYSENHFTLVLLAVGISLLIWVPVGLLLTKSDKWAARVLALANTIFCIPSLSMFAILVTIPMFGLGRKSALLALVLYAMMPLIRSVYDGVKNVDRNVIEAARGMGMSTKRILVEILVPLGMPIIFAGFRITVVMTTGIAAIATYIGERNLGRFIQEGLVRSNTPMMVTGALIISVIAIGLDTILGMIEKRIVPKGLRVSR; encoded by the coding sequence ATGACCTTAACGGATTTTGTAAGTTTTCTGGTGAAGAATACTAAGACTATTATGGAATACTCCGAAAATCATTTTACCCTGGTGTTGCTGGCTGTGGGGATTTCTTTGCTGATCTGGGTGCCTGTTGGTCTTTTGTTAACCAAAAGTGATAAGTGGGCAGCGCGAGTTTTAGCGTTAGCTAATACGATATTTTGTATTCCCAGTTTGTCGATGTTTGCGATTTTGGTCACAATCCCAATGTTTGGTCTCGGCCGAAAGTCTGCCTTGCTGGCTTTAGTTCTCTACGCAATGATGCCTTTGATTCGCAGTGTCTATGACGGGGTGAAAAATGTTGATCGCAATGTGATAGAAGCGGCCAGGGGAATGGGAATGAGTACCAAGAGAATTCTCGTAGAAATTCTTGTGCCTTTAGGTATGCCGATTATCTTTGCCGGTTTTCGAATAACCGTGGTCATGACTACCGGTATCGCTGCAATAGCCACCTATATTGGAGAGCGGAATTTAGGGCGATTTATTCAGGAAGGCCTTGTTCGTTCTAATACACCGATGATGGTCACCGGTGCCCTGATTATTTCTGTAATTGCCATCGGTTTAGATACTATTCTTGGAATGATTGAGAAAAGGATTGTTCCCAAAGGATTACGAGTGAGTCGCTAA
- the yhbY gene encoding ribosome assembly RNA-binding protein YhbY: MLKGKQKRFLRAMGNEMVPILQVGKSGITESVVTQTNETIEARELIKGRVLQNCLEEPKAVAAVLAEQTGSELVQVIGRNFLLYRPSKDKPMIELPK; the protein is encoded by the coding sequence ATGTTAAAAGGGAAGCAAAAACGTTTTTTAAGAGCTATGGGCAATGAAATGGTGCCTATTCTTCAGGTAGGAAAGAGCGGAATTACCGAATCGGTTGTTACCCAAACTAATGAGACCATTGAGGCTCGGGAGTTGATCAAGGGACGAGTCTTGCAAAATTGCCTGGAGGAGCCCAAAGCTGTTGCTGCAGTACTTGCTGAACAGACTGGGTCTGAGTTGGTGCAAGTCATTGGGCGCAACTTCTTGTTATATAGACCTTCCAAGGATAAGCCGATGATTGAGCTGCCTAAGTAA
- a CDS encoding ABC transporter permease, with product MSLLEGLRGALFSLRTNKLRSGLTMLGIIIGIAAVIAVVTIGMGGKAAIMQEMEKSGVNLFVLYGKSVGNSGQNAGSILTLQDGESLRRALPQVKVLLPASIEYASLEVNQKRSSAMVVGTTPEFADLRNRDIARGRFLSEEEFSADRRVVVIDQTLAEDLFGAGNPLGQQVIVHNVPCRVIGVLAKDTSSFAQFNVGPQNAYAYIPWGTWSDVFQSQRVDQLEGSTYRETDLTSTIESAKRILNVRHGTTNQYEAFNMQQLVQSANTIMRILTSFIGLVAGISLLVGGIGIMNIMLVSVTERTREIGLRKAVGAKEKDILLQFLLEAIVLSLIGGIMGIALGVGSALIASYLLNWPPLLSGWAIIFAVSFSIGVGLFFGFYPAFKAAKLEPMAALRYE from the coding sequence ATGAGCCTTTTAGAAGGACTGCGGGGAGCTCTTTTTAGTCTGCGAACCAATAAGCTGAGATCGGGACTTACCATGCTGGGGATTATTATTGGGATTGCCGCTGTGATTGCTGTTGTTACCATAGGTATGGGAGGCAAAGCCGCCATCATGCAGGAAATGGAGAAAAGCGGAGTTAATCTCTTTGTGCTGTATGGTAAATCCGTGGGTAACAGCGGACAGAATGCGGGGAGCATCTTAACTCTGCAGGATGGAGAAAGCTTGAGACGGGCTCTGCCCCAAGTTAAAGTTTTGCTGCCGGCCAGTATTGAATATGCGTCATTAGAAGTGAATCAAAAGCGTTCTTCCGCCATGGTTGTGGGGACGACCCCCGAGTTTGCGGATTTGCGCAACCGGGACATTGCCCGAGGACGTTTTCTCTCAGAAGAGGAGTTTTCTGCTGACCGGCGGGTCGTGGTGATTGATCAGACCTTAGCTGAGGATTTGTTTGGAGCGGGAAATCCCTTGGGGCAACAGGTTATTGTCCATAATGTTCCTTGTCGGGTGATTGGCGTCCTGGCTAAGGATACCTCTTCCTTTGCCCAGTTTAATGTTGGCCCGCAGAATGCCTATGCCTATATCCCCTGGGGGACTTGGTCTGATGTCTTCCAGTCTCAGCGAGTTGACCAACTAGAAGGTTCTACATACCGGGAAACGGATTTGACCAGTACTATTGAAAGCGCTAAGCGTATCTTGAATGTACGGCATGGAACCACAAATCAGTATGAGGCCTTTAACATGCAGCAGCTGGTTCAGTCAGCCAATACAATTATGCGGATTCTAACGAGTTTTATTGGTTTAGTTGCCGGCATATCCCTCTTGGTCGGAGGGATTGGAATTATGAACATTATGTTGGTTTCTGTGACTGAGCGTACCCGAGAAATCGGATTGCGCAAAGCCGTAGGAGCCAAAGAAAAAGATATTTTACTGCAATTTTTGTTAGAAGCCATTGTTTTATCTCTAATCGGGGGGATCATGGGTATCGCTTTGGGGGTAGGGAGTGCCTTGATCGCTTCATACCTTTTAAACTGGCCACCGCTGCTGTCCGGCTGGGCGATTATCTTTGCAGTGTCTTTCTCCATTGGAGTGGGATTGTTTTTTGGATTTTATCCGGCCTTCAAAGCAGCTAAACTAGAGCCGATGGCGGCCTTAAGATATGAGTAA
- a CDS encoding sigma-54 interaction domain-containing protein, with the protein MPGVVMDQVFRQLFNSIDEGVIVTDPDGQIIFYNSEMAKLEELLSEQVVGRYLNEVYDAVTVESSEHLSVVLTKEPVLEKHKTYFTNKGKEVTIVASTFPVLEDDQVIAVYSVCKDISKFKELLTKTMQLHDQIGFEGQEPRGNNGTRYTFDSIVYASSAMKDLVASAKKAALADGFILVFGETGTGKELLVQAIHNHSPRKHEPFVAINCAAIPETLLESILFGTTKGAFTGAVESKGLFQQAGNGTLFLDELNCMSINLQAKILRVVQERMVRRVGGTMEIPVRCRVISSTNVDPWESVNNGSLRKDLFYRLAVMTLFIPPLKDRKEDVEALIHSFLNRYQKIYGFGQVQIDAVLKDIFLRYQWPGNVRELEHIIESAMNMLDGRKVITVDHLPHYLRAKFVSQDGTFPEYYKKGSNTLAHVLREVEKQVIRDALKSHDGNITRAAESIGIARQNLQYRIRKLDVQNF; encoded by the coding sequence ATGCCTGGTGTTGTTATGGATCAAGTTTTTAGGCAGCTTTTTAATTCAATTGACGAAGGGGTTATTGTTACCGACCCTGATGGCCAGATAATCTTCTACAATTCTGAAATGGCAAAGTTAGAAGAGTTGTTGTCCGAACAAGTTGTCGGAAGGTATTTGAATGAAGTCTATGATGCTGTTACCGTGGAAAGCAGTGAACACCTAAGTGTGGTTTTAACTAAGGAGCCGGTTCTTGAGAAGCATAAGACTTATTTTACGAATAAGGGGAAAGAGGTCACTATTGTGGCCAGTACCTTTCCTGTGCTGGAAGATGATCAGGTAATTGCAGTCTATTCCGTGTGTAAGGATATCAGTAAATTTAAAGAACTCTTAACTAAGACAATGCAATTGCATGACCAGATTGGATTTGAAGGTCAAGAACCCCGGGGTAATAATGGAACTCGCTACACCTTTGATTCCATTGTTTACGCCAGTTCTGCCATGAAGGATCTGGTTGCCTCTGCTAAAAAGGCTGCCTTGGCGGATGGATTTATTTTAGTGTTTGGTGAGACGGGAACTGGCAAAGAGCTGTTGGTTCAAGCGATTCACAATCACAGCCCTCGCAAGCATGAGCCTTTTGTAGCAATTAATTGTGCGGCAATTCCGGAAACCCTTTTAGAGAGTATACTTTTTGGCACAACCAAAGGGGCTTTTACCGGTGCCGTAGAATCAAAAGGATTGTTTCAGCAAGCGGGAAATGGCACTTTGTTTCTGGATGAGCTGAATTGCATGAGTATTAATTTACAAGCCAAGATTCTTCGGGTTGTGCAGGAAAGAATGGTCAGACGAGTCGGTGGGACTATGGAAATTCCGGTTCGCTGTCGGGTGATTAGTTCTACGAATGTGGATCCCTGGGAATCAGTGAACAATGGCAGTTTGCGTAAAGATCTTTTCTATCGTTTAGCCGTGATGACTCTCTTTATCCCGCCCTTAAAAGATAGAAAAGAAGACGTAGAGGCCCTGATTCATTCCTTCCTCAATCGTTATCAAAAGATCTACGGCTTTGGTCAAGTTCAAATTGATGCCGTCTTAAAGGATATTTTTCTTCGCTACCAGTGGCCCGGGAATGTTCGGGAATTAGAACATATTATTGAAAGCGCCATGAATATGTTAGATGGCCGAAAGGTTATTACCGTCGATCACTTGCCCCACTATCTGAGAGCAAAATTTGTCAGTCAGGATGGAACCTTCCCTGAATACTACAAAAAAGGATCTAATACTTTGGCTCATGTACTGAGAGAAGTAGAAAAGCAAGTGATTCGAGATGCCTTGAAAAGCCATGACGGAAATATTACCAGGGCTGCGGAGTCTATAGGAATTGCCCGTCAAAATCTTCAATACCGGATTAGAAAACTTGATGTGCAAAATTTTTAG
- the obgE gene encoding GTPase ObgE encodes MFYDRAKIYVKGGDGGAGIVAFRREKYVPEGGPSGGDGGRGGNVVFVGDEGLRTLVDFRYKRHYKADRGDNGMAKNMSGRSGESTVLRIPVGTVILDDGTGEVIADITEHGQRVVVAAGGRGGRGNARFMSNTNKAPTLSENGEPGEEHWLRLELKLLADVGLVGFPNVGKSTIISKVSAAKPKIADYHFTTLVPNLGVVDVEDGESFVMADIPGLIEGAHTGAGLGHEFLRHTERTRLILHVLDISGSEERDPLEDLRIIQDELKLYSPALAERPVIVVANKIDIPGAEENLERLKGELKDRYEIFPVSAATGEGLQNLIYHIAKVLPDISAPTIVTLPDEHRVTKVKSDKRFEIRKENNLFIVEGDEIEKHVKMTFFDQEDSVYRFQNILKAMGIDAALEAAGINEGDKVEIAGVSFDWV; translated from the coding sequence ATGTTTTACGATCGTGCGAAAATTTATGTTAAAGGCGGAGATGGCGGTGCGGGTATAGTTGCTTTCCGCCGAGAAAAATATGTCCCGGAAGGCGGTCCCAGCGGCGGAGATGGCGGTCGCGGGGGGAATGTGGTCTTTGTCGGGGATGAAGGCTTAAGAACTCTGGTTGACTTCCGTTATAAACGTCATTATAAGGCGGATCGCGGAGATAACGGGATGGCTAAAAATATGAGCGGCCGAAGCGGCGAGAGTACAGTTTTGCGCATTCCTGTGGGGACTGTGATCTTGGACGACGGGACAGGGGAAGTTATTGCGGATATTACCGAGCATGGACAACGAGTGGTTGTGGCAGCCGGCGGACGAGGCGGCAGAGGGAATGCTCGGTTTATGAGCAATACCAACAAAGCTCCGACTCTTTCGGAAAATGGGGAACCCGGGGAAGAGCATTGGCTCCGTTTAGAATTGAAACTATTGGCGGACGTGGGGTTGGTTGGTTTTCCCAATGTGGGTAAATCCACGATTATTTCTAAAGTGTCTGCGGCCAAGCCCAAGATTGCGGATTATCACTTTACCACCTTGGTGCCTAACTTAGGGGTTGTGGATGTTGAGGATGGGGAAAGCTTTGTCATGGCTGATATTCCCGGACTTATTGAGGGTGCTCACACGGGGGCGGGCTTAGGTCACGAGTTTTTACGTCATACTGAGCGGACCCGGTTGATCTTGCATGTCTTAGACATATCAGGGTCGGAAGAAAGGGATCCCTTGGAGGATTTGCGGATTATTCAGGATGAGCTGAAACTTTATAGTCCGGCACTGGCCGAGAGGCCCGTGATTGTTGTGGCTAACAAAATAGATATTCCCGGTGCTGAAGAGAATTTGGAACGGTTGAAGGGGGAACTTAAGGACCGTTACGAAATTTTCCCAGTATCCGCCGCTACCGGAGAAGGTTTACAGAACTTGATTTATCATATTGCTAAGGTTCTGCCGGATATCTCGGCACCGACAATTGTCACTTTGCCGGATGAACACAGGGTTACGAAGGTTAAATCGGATAAGCGATTCGAAATTCGCAAAGAAAACAACCTCTTTATTGTTGAAGGTGACGAAATTGAAAAACATGTTAAGATGACTTTCTTTGATCAAGAGGATAGTGTTTATCGCTTCCAAAATATCTTAAAGGCTATGGGGATTGATGCCGCCTTGGAGGCAGCAGGGATTAATGAAGGAGATAAGGTGGAGATCGCCGGGGTCTCCTTTGATTGGGTATAG
- a CDS encoding FAD binding domain-containing protein, with translation MARCEVICPTTVAESLEKISGINENVLFLNGGTDLVIKLQNGQLKPAWIMDLSLISELNFIKEVEGRIKIGSGTTFAQISESDLVRSAARCLSQAASQVGSAQIRNRATIGGNIANAAAAADSLPALLVLEAWISIAGPKGSRRIPFSHLQSGGVQGLQEKELILEIDFPIVQTPGRTGVKSAFGKIGSRTAVSVARLNMAALLECDVEEQRILNSRWAVGALGPTPFRIEGLERELQGRRVDSLSAEEIADYLTGVVDQAIPGRASQEYKRQAIRGLVYDLLADLSDDYQP, from the coding sequence ATGGCGAGATGTGAGGTTATTTGTCCGACAACAGTTGCCGAAAGTCTTGAGAAGATTTCCGGAATTAATGAGAACGTGCTTTTTTTAAACGGCGGCACTGATCTGGTGATTAAACTTCAGAACGGTCAGCTTAAACCTGCTTGGATAATGGATCTTTCTTTAATATCAGAACTCAATTTCATTAAGGAAGTTGAGGGCAGGATTAAGATTGGCAGCGGGACAACCTTTGCTCAAATCAGTGAGAGTGATCTGGTTAGGAGTGCGGCTAGATGTCTAAGTCAGGCAGCCTCTCAGGTGGGGTCTGCTCAAATTCGGAACCGGGCCACTATCGGGGGAAATATTGCTAATGCCGCAGCGGCGGCGGATAGTTTGCCTGCTTTGCTGGTTTTGGAGGCTTGGATTAGTATCGCCGGGCCCAAGGGCTCGCGGAGAATTCCCTTTTCCCACTTGCAGTCAGGAGGGGTTCAGGGTCTTCAAGAGAAGGAGCTGATTCTGGAGATTGATTTTCCGATTGTTCAAACCCCGGGCAGGACTGGAGTTAAGAGTGCCTTTGGGAAAATCGGTAGTCGAACTGCTGTGTCTGTAGCCCGTTTAAATATGGCTGCTCTGCTGGAATGTGATGTTGAGGAGCAAAGAATTCTCAATTCACGATGGGCTGTGGGGGCTTTAGGGCCAACTCCCTTTCGGATAGAAGGGTTGGAGAGAGAGTTGCAAGGCCGGAGGGTGGATTCCCTGAGTGCGGAAGAGATTGCCGACTACTTAACAGGTGTCGTGGATCAAGCGATTCCCGGCCGGGCTTCTCAGGAATATAAACGCCAGGCCATTAGGGGCTTAGTTTACGACCTTCTTGCTGATTTATCCGATGACTACCAGCCGTAA
- a CDS encoding Spo0B domain-containing protein — protein MTMSEVEQVLLSEMLYWYRLQRHDFLNHWQVIMGNLQLNRPSEALSYMQQAVPISPEEQKITQIPEPSLGAILLGFIIRLEQAKVDTTIDFPGEMKEKDFWKDHWREEYAGGLYGYTTECMAEVIQSSEVKGLTAEIYLFDEPRGLTCQFMLSDEETTLCDKLITLS, from the coding sequence ATGACTATGTCTGAGGTAGAACAAGTTCTTTTGTCAGAAATGTTATATTGGTATCGCCTCCAGAGGCATGACTTCCTGAATCACTGGCAGGTGATTATGGGGAATCTGCAGCTTAATCGACCGTCGGAAGCCCTTTCCTACATGCAACAGGCTGTTCCTATATCGCCGGAAGAGCAGAAGATAACGCAAATCCCCGAACCTTCCTTAGGGGCGATTCTTCTCGGTTTTATAATTCGTCTTGAACAGGCTAAAGTTGATACAACCATTGATTTTCCCGGCGAGATGAAAGAGAAAGACTTTTGGAAAGATCATTGGCGGGAAGAATATGCAGGAGGGTTATACGGGTACACTACTGAATGCATGGCCGAGGTCATTCAGTCTAGCGAGGTAAAAGGCTTGACTGCTGAAATATATCTGTTTGATGAACCGAGAGGGTTAACTTGTCAGTTCATGCTATCTGATGAGGAGACCACTCTCTGTGACAAGTTGATTACCTTAAGTTAG
- the rplU gene encoding 50S ribosomal protein L21, whose protein sequence is MYAVIETGGKQFRVQEGDVIYVEKLDANVGDAVTIDQVLLVEKDGSVSVGTPVVAGATAVLKVVEHGKGEKIIVFKYKSKKNYRRKQGHRQPYTKVVVEALQA, encoded by the coding sequence ATGTACGCAGTTATTGAAACAGGTGGTAAGCAGTTCCGTGTTCAAGAAGGCGACGTTATTTACGTTGAAAAATTGGATGCTAATGTTGGAGATGCCGTAACGATTGATCAGGTTCTCCTCGTAGAAAAAGACGGTTCGGTGAGTGTTGGAACCCCAGTTGTAGCCGGTGCTACAGCAGTGCTGAAGGTTGTGGAGCACGGTAAAGGGGAGAAGATTATTGTCTTCAAATACAAATCCAAGAAAAACTATCGACGCAAACAAGGGCATCGTCAACCCTACACGAAAGTTGTCGTCGAGGCACTCCAAGCGTAA